The following DNA comes from Phytohabitans rumicis.
GTTGGCTGGCCCCGCTGCCGGTGGCCGACATCATCCGGGAGTCGGCGGCGACCGGCCGGGTGCTGATCGTGGACGAGACACGCCGGTCCGGCGGGGTCGGCGAGGGGGTGCTGGCCGCGCTCGTGGACGGCGGATACGTGGGCGCCGCGCGGCGAATCGCCTCGGTTGACTCCTTCATCCCCTTAGGTCCGGCCGCCCGGCACGTCCTCGTCGCGGAAGATGCCATCACCCAGGGTGCCCGCGGGCTTCTGGCACGGTAAATTGCCTTCCACTCGGTGCGCCACTTGCGCGCGGCGGAACAACTGTGTGGACTACGCGCTATCGGCGTTCGACGCCGGGAGTGTTGAGATGAGGAGGCACGCGACAGTGAGCGCGACCGCTGGTCAGGCCGCCGACGGTGTACGCAGCCTGGCGGACCGGTTCGGGATCGAGCCGGGGATGGTGGTCATGGAGATGGGGTACGACGAGGATGTCGACCAGGATCTCCGCGACGCCCTGACCGACCGCTGCGGGGAGCTGGTCGACGAAGACACGGACGAGGTCGTCGACGCGGTGCTGGTGTGGTACCGCGATGGCGATGGCGACCTTTTCGAGTTGCTCGTCGAGACCCTTACCCCGCTGGCCGATAACGGCGTGGTTTGGCTTTTGACGCCCAAGGCCGGCCGGCCTGGGCACGTCGAGCCGAGTGAGATCAGTGAGGTGGCTCCCACCGCGGGACTACAGCAGACCTCCACGCTCAACGCGGGTAAAGATTGGAGCGCCGCCCGGCTCGTCACGCCGCGCGCGGCACGCTCCAAGAAGTAGTCCGCCCGCGCGTCCAACCGGCGGCAAGCTCCTACCGAGCCGCCGGGTTTGTTGTCGTGCGTCCGTGTCCTGGGAGGAACATTGCTGATCAACGTGGGTGCCGAGGCGCCCGACTTCCTGCTGCGCGACCAGAACAACCAGGAGGTCCGGCTCTCGGACTTCCGGGGCGAGAAGAACGTGCTGCTCGTGTTCTACCCGCTCGCGTTCACCGGCACCTGCCAGGGCGAGCTGTGCGAGGTCCGGGACAACCTCGGCGAGTACGCCAACGAGGACGTGCAGGTGCTGACCGTCAGCGTCGACTCGGTCTACAGCCACAAGGTCTGGGCCGACCGCGAGGGGTACGAGTTTCCGCTGCTCGCCGACTTCTGGCCGCACGGGGCGGTCGCGCAGGCGTACGGCGTGTTCAACCCGGACCGGGGCTTCGCCAACCGTGGGACGTTCGTGATCGACAAGGCCGGCATCGTGCGCTTCGCCGAGATGAACCTGCCGGGGAGGCCCGCGACCAGGCGGCCTGGCGCAAGGCGCTGGCGGACGTCGCGTCCACCTGAGCCGAACAGACTTGCGCGAGGGAGCCAGCGGCCGGCAAGGTAAGCTTGCCGCCGCTGGCTGACACCTTGCGGGCGGGCGCGTAGCTCAGCGGAAGAGCACTCGGCTTACAACCGAGGGGTCGCAGGTTCGAACCCTGCCGCGCCCACCAATCCACCCCATCCGGCAGATGGGTCTTCTGGTCGGCATAAGTTCAGCGTTATACTGCTCTGGTGTGGGAAGTGGTGCTGCTCGCCCCCGTGGACGAGTGGTTTCTGCACCTGTGCGAGGACGATCCGCAAACGGCCAACCGCGTGCTCGAGGCGATCGACCACTTGGCGGCGGCCGGGCCGGGCCTTGGTAGACCGCTGGTTGACCGGGTACACGGCAGTCGCCTGCACAACTTGAAGGAACTGCGGCCGGGGTCGGCGGGCAGGTCGGAGATTCGATTGCTGTTCGTGTTCGACCCGTCGCGCGAAGCGGTCATCTTGGTGGCCGGGGACAAGGCGGGGCAATGGAATCGCTGGTACCGGGAGAACATCCCATTGCCGAGTCGCGATACGCGCAGTACCTGGTCGACCGCGAGAAGGAGGAGGCCGATGAGCGCCCGCCGGTGGAGTGACGTGAAGGCCGACGCGGCGGCTCGCCAGCCGTGGTTGGCGACTGCGGAGGCTGCCGAGGAGCGAGCCCAGATCCGGGCCGAGAACCTCGGTCGGATCCGTGGACACGAGCTGGCTGAATTGCGAAAGGCCGCCGGCCTCACGCAGGTCGAAGTCGCCCGAGCGCTCGGGGTGAGCCAGGCCCGCGTCTCGCAGATCGAGCACGGGAAGATCGACAGCCTGGATACCCTGCGCGCCTACGCCGAGGTCCTCGGCGCGGAGGTGTCGATCGTGGTATCAAAAGGTCCGCTCACATTGAAGGTTGCATGATCGCCAGCGCAGACATGTCACAGGGGACCGAGCGGGTGGCGCTGGTGGTGCGTGGCGGGTGGGAAGGCCACAGCCCGGTGGCCGCCACCGACATGTTCATCCCGTTCCTGAAGGAGCATGGCTTCCGCGTGCGCGTGGCGGACTCGCCCGAGGCGTACGCCGACGCCGACGCGATGGCCGGCACCGACCTGGTCGTGCAGTGCTACACGATGGGCACGATCGAGCCGCACCAGCTGGCCGGGCTCACGAGCGCCGTCCGCGCCGGCACCGGGCTGGCGGGTTGGCACGGGGGCATCGCCGACTCGTACCGGGCCTCCTCGGACTATCTGCAGCTCATCGGGGGCAGTTCGCGTGCCACCCGGCCAAGCACGAGTCGGAGTGGGACGGGCACAGCCAGGCCAACTACTTCATCCCGTACCGGGTGAACCTGCTGCCGCCCGCCCACAGCCACCCGATCACGGAGGGCCTCGACGACTTCGACCTCGTGACCGAGCAGTACTGGGTGCTCTGCGACGACTACATCGACGTGCTGGCCACCACGACGCTCAAGGCCCGCGATTGGGATCCGTGGGACCGCGACGTCACCTCGCCGGCCGTCTGGACCCGGCGGTGGGGCGAGGGCAAGATCTTCGTCGCCACGCCGGGGCACAGCCTCGACGTCCTGGAGCACCGCACGGTCCGGACGATCATCGAACGGGGATTGTTGTGGGCGAGCAGGTAGGCGTCGGCATCGTCGGGTGCGGCAACATCTCCCAGCAGTATCTCGCGACGCTGCGCCGGCTCCCGTCGCTGCGGCTGTGCGCGGTCAGCGACCTCGATCGGTCCCTGGCGGAGGCGGTCGCCAACACCCACGACGGGGTCCGCGCGGTCGGCGTCGAGGAGCTCTGCGGCGCCGCCGAGGTCGATGTCGTCCTCAACCTCACCGTTCCCGCCGCGCACGCCTCGGTCGCCCTGGGGGCGATCGCCGCCGGCAAGCACGTGTACGGCGAGAAGCCGCTCGCCGTCACCACGCAGGCCGCCGGCGACGTCCTCCGGGCCGCCTCCACCGCAGGGGTACGCGTCGGCTGCGCCCCGACACGGTCCTCGGCACCGGCGTACAGACGGCGCGCCGGGCCATCGACGACGGCGACATCGGCACCCCGATCGCGGCGACCGCCACGATGGTCACGCCGGGCCACGAGCGCTGGCACCCCAACCCGGACTTCTACTACGCGTTCGGCGGCGGCCCGCTGATGGACATGGGCCCGTACTACCTCACCGCGCTCGTCACCCTGCTCGGCCCGGTGGCCAGCGTCATCGGCGCGGGCAGCCGTACGCGTGGCGAGCGCGTCATCGGCACCGGTCCGCGGGCCGGCGAGCGCGTGCCGGTCGGCGTCGACACGCACGTCAGTGGCGTGCTGGTGCACGCGTCCGGGGTGCTGTCGACGCTGGTGATGAGCTTCGACGCGGTGGACACCCACGCGGCGCCCATCGAGGTGCACGGCGACGCCGCCTCGCTGGTCGTACCGGATCCCAACCAGTTCCACGGTCCGGTCCTGCACAAGGCTCTGGGCGCGGCGGAGTGGCGCACGCTGCCGGTCAGCGCCGGATACCGGGACGCCGGGCGCGGGTACGGCCTGGCGGACATGGTGGGCCCGGACGGGCGCCACCGGGCGAGCGGCGAGCTGGCGTACCACGTGCTGGACGTGATGGAGTCGCTGCTGCGGTCGGCGCAGACGGGGCAGGCGGTGACCGTGGCCAGCACCTGTGCGCGGCCCGACCCCGTACCCTCGATCTCACTCCTTAGCGGCGTCGATGAGCGCGTCGATCAGCGCGCGCGGCGCGGGCTGGGTCAGTGAGATCTCCCGGACCGCGGCGTAGATGGTCCGGACCGGCTCGGGGCGGCGGACCGGACGGATGGTGACGCCGGGATGCCGGGTCAGTCCGAGCCGGGGGATGAGGCCGACGCCGAGGCCGGCGGCGACGAATCCCTGAGTCGTGGCGTAGTCCTCCGACTTCGCGACGAAGTTCGGGGTGAAGCCCGCCGCGGCGCAGGCGTCCATGATGGGCTCCAGGCAGGGGCCGGGCGGTTCGCTGCCGACCCACGGCTCGGCGGCGAGGTCGACCAGGTCGATCACCCGCCGCGCGGTGAGCGGGTGTCCGGTGGGCAGCACGGCCTGGAACGCGTCGTCGATCAGGTGCACCACGCGGATGCCCTGGCGGACGTCGTCGCTCGGCCGGCGGACCACGAGGGCCAGGTCGGCGTTGCCCTGCTCCACGTCCGGCAGCGGGTCGTCCGAATCGTTCAGCTTGGGGTCGATCGTCACGCCGGGGTGCTCGCGCCGGAGTCGGGCCAGGGCGGGCGCCAGCAGGGTCGGCCCGACCGAGGCGAAGTAGCGGAT
Coding sequences within:
- a CDS encoding DUF3052 domain-containing protein; this translates as MSATAGQAADGVRSLADRFGIEPGMVVMEMGYDEDVDQDLRDALTDRCGELVDEDTDEVVDAVLVWYRDGDGDLFELLVETLTPLADNGVVWLLTPKAGRPGHVEPSEISEVAPTAGLQQTSTLNAGKDWSAARLVTPRAARSKK
- a CDS encoding ThuA domain-containing protein, producing the protein MSQGTERVALVVRGGWEGHSPVAATDMFIPFLKEHGFRVRVADSPEAYADADAMAGTDLVVQCYTMGTIEPHQLAGLTSAVRAGTGLAGWHGGIADSYRASSDYLQLIGGSSRATRPSTSRSGTGTARPTTSSRTG
- a CDS encoding ThuA domain-containing protein, with amino-acid sequence MNLLPPAHSHPITEGLDDFDLVTEQYWVLCDDYIDVLATTTLKARDWDPWDRDVTSPAVWTRRWGEGKIFVATPGHSLDVLEHRTVRTIIERGLLWASR
- a CDS encoding Gfo/Idh/MocA family protein; amino-acid sequence: MGEQVGVGIVGCGNISQQYLATLRRLPSLRLCAVSDLDRSLAEAVANTHDGVRAVGVEELCGAAEVDVVLNLTVPAAHASVALGAIAAGKHVYGEKPLAVTTQAAGDVLRAASTAGVRVGCAPTRSSAPAYRRRAGPSTTATSAPRSRRPPRWSRRATSAGTPTRTSTTRSAAAR
- a CDS encoding Gfo/Idh/MocA family protein; amino-acid sequence: MAATATMVTPGHERWHPNPDFYYAFGGGPLMDMGPYYLTALVTLLGPVASVIGAGSRTRGERVIGTGPRAGERVPVGVDTHVSGVLVHASGVLSTLVMSFDAVDTHAAPIEVHGDAASLVVPDPNQFHGPVLHKALGAAEWRTLPVSAGYRDAGRGYGLADMVGPDGRHRASGELAYHVLDVMESLLRSAQTGQAVTVASTCARPDPVPSISLLSGVDERVDQRARRGLGQ
- a CDS encoding LysR family transcriptional regulator, producing the protein MLDVRRMQVLRAVVTSGSVTAAAAHLGYTPSAVSQQVAALEKEAGIALLERVGRGVRPTAAGQLLTGHAAIIGQHVAEAETALADLRAGRTGRLTIRYFASVGPTLLAPALARLRREHPGVTIDPKLNDSDDPLPDVEQGNADLALVVRRPSDDVRQGIRVVHLIDDAFQAVLPTGHPLTARRVIDLVDLAAEPWVGSEPPGPCLEPIMDACAAAGFTPNFVAKSEDYATTQGFVAAGLGVGLIPRLGLTRHPGVTIRPVRRPEPVRTIYAAVREISLTQPAPRALIDALIDAAKE